Proteins from one Aureimonas sp. SA4125 genomic window:
- a CDS encoding ABC transporter permease subunit (The N-terminal region of this protein, as described by TIGR01726, is a three transmembrane segment that identifies a subfamily of ABC transporter permease subunits, which specificities that include histidine, arginine, glutamine, glutamate, L-cystine (sic), the opines (in Agrobacterium) octopine and nopaline, etc.), giving the protein MNALVIDFDLVQDSFPAMLDGLWNTMLVTAIVIALGLVFSVPLTLARMSTRRVLAWPAAFFVMFFRGAPLLILLYLVYYGFGQIQSLREGPFWFIFGSAFACAVIGLTLNHLAFMVDVVRGSLQAVPVGLSEASSALGISPRDTFRQIQLPLAMRYGIKAYQNEIVMLTKGTAVIGVITIVDLTAVANEVFEMTYDPFTPMLTVAAFYWVLINVIRFGFRRLEIRLNRHHAAEDARRNQKPAKTNLASDHSSLRPSRWLKAGRTLLSSHKEHAL; this is encoded by the coding sequence ATGAACGCACTCGTGATTGATTTCGATCTCGTCCAAGATTCCTTTCCCGCCATGCTTGATGGCCTTTGGAACACGATGCTGGTTACGGCGATCGTCATCGCTCTCGGACTTGTCTTCTCCGTCCCACTCACGCTTGCCAGGATGTCGACGAGACGCGTTTTGGCGTGGCCGGCAGCATTTTTCGTCATGTTCTTTCGTGGCGCACCGCTGCTGATCCTGCTCTATCTCGTCTACTATGGTTTCGGCCAGATCCAGTCCCTGCGAGAGGGGCCGTTCTGGTTCATTTTCGGGAGCGCCTTTGCCTGTGCGGTCATCGGACTGACGCTCAACCATCTAGCCTTCATGGTGGACGTGGTCCGCGGCAGCCTGCAGGCGGTTCCGGTCGGCCTTAGTGAGGCCTCGAGCGCGCTCGGCATTTCTCCGAGGGACACCTTTCGCCAAATCCAGCTGCCGCTCGCGATGCGCTATGGGATCAAGGCCTATCAGAACGAGATCGTGATGCTGACCAAGGGCACGGCGGTGATCGGCGTCATCACCATCGTCGACTTGACAGCCGTAGCGAACGAGGTGTTCGAGATGACCTACGATCCGTTCACACCAATGTTGACCGTCGCCGCCTTCTACTGGGTCCTGATCAACGTGATCCGCTTTGGCTTCCGTCGCCTCGAAATCCGCCTCAACCGACATCACGCCGCAGAGGATGCCCGTCGTAATCAGAAGCCGGCTAAGACAAATCTTGCCTCCGATCATTCCAGCCTCCGACCATCCCGCTGGCTTAAGGCCGGACGTACGCTGCTGTCATCGCACAAGGAGCATGCGTTATG